The region AGTGATTGTGGTGTAACAGCAGCTGGTTCTGGAAATCCATTCACTGGTTCATTGGTATTCCTGGCTACAATTATAGCATGAAAACTAAAGActccaaccaatcagagaaaatgttttaaaaagaaagagttgggggatggaggaaaaaaaacttctaagGCCCTGACCATCCCCTTGAGTTCAGTTAAATCATCAAGACATGGGAGGAATCTGGTCCATGAGTAAATCTGCCTTGATCAGGCCGTTCTCATACCCTGAGAGACCTGGGAGACTAGTGAAAGAGGACACCGTTACCATGACTATGCTGAAGTAGTTACAAACTCTGCTGAGATGGAGAGACTCTGCAGACAACTGTTGCTAGTCAAGctaatgtgtttctttgtctcgactgaaaagaaaaataatcaaaagcaAAGTAGAATCATTACTCCACATAAAACAGCTTCTGCACTCTGATGTGGAGATAGAAGATGAAGACAGACATGTGGAGGTTTTCTCAGTCATATGACCCTGATGGCAGAGTTGCAGATTCAATGCAGAAAGCTGATGGCTTTATGCACCAGGAAGAAGAAGCTAAACCAGCCTGTAGTGGGCCTGTCGTTCAAGATTAGGGATAGGACATAAAGATTGAACTCTGGGCTGCACAGGAAGCTGAAAGTGAACACTGAGAGCAAAATAAGCTCATATCAGATGAAAATAACGACTAATACTAAAATAACAAACAACAGCCATCGTCAGCCTGCGATAGTTTGTTCTGTATGGTGATATGTAGCAGCACAAGATCCAGAACTAACTAAGCAGTTTCTAACAACTCAGGTTTGTTCTGTCACCTTAGTACAAATCTGATGGATTAGATGTGATTTACCAGTGAGCTCTGGCTCTGCCTTAAAAGGAATaaagttttggattttgttgCGCAGCACCATTGAATGACCCAgtaaattgaattaaaacagttatttttctttctctttctttcagaaCTGGTTGTTTTGGAGAGTTTTTTTCTAATCATGAACAAAAGTGTTATTTGAAAACAACTTTCTATTTTCAGGCtaagttaaaatgtaattcatatGAAATATATGCCCTGTGAtagaataacaaaaacagaagctacTATATGgcagcaaacacttttttacaACACagcatccgtccatccattttctgtacacccttgtccctagtggggtcgggaggggtactggtgcttatctccagcgaacgtttcgggcgagaggcaaGGTACACActggacagatcgccagtctgtcgcaaaCACATCATGTAAACTCAAACTAACTGAACGTTCTGTCTAATTAATGGAATGTTTTactaaagttacattttaatctgaagATGCTAAAACGTAATGTAAAGCAGGAGGATGTGAGCCTGGAGTTAGTCTGACTGCTGTCATAGCTGCTCTTCAGTGCGCAtgcttctcctctcctccctccataCGTCGACGCGGCCCCGCTCTCCATCTGACAGCTGGCAGCGCGACATGCTCAGAACCAGACCCGGAGCTCCCCACCAGCGCAGATTCGGTTCTGGTCCGAGCGGAAACCGAGCCGCTGGATTGGAGTCCGAGCAGCTGTCGGGTTGAGCTTCTGGATCCCATGCGGCATGACGGGCTCCTGATCCCGGCAGAACGCCTTCCTTTCCCCTGTTACATTTTGGATCCGTTTGGACATCCGGAGGCCTGATCATGTCTGTTAGAGAGAAGGGGGTCCTGACCAAAGACAGCGTCAGCCTGTTGCCCTGCTTCTATTTTGTGGAGGTGAGTCCTGCTTTCCACCCACCGGTGGCCCACTAACCCGCGCAGAGAGAGGGGGGACGTGGTTGTGTAACTGGCATCAAAGATCCATTAGTTGCGCTCCAATATCAGCTGAAAAACATCCCGTTTAATAAGAATGTAATTAAAGAATCGATTCATTTTGAACATGAGTTCAATTATATCTTCTTTCAGCGTGCTGCTTTCATCTGGGATGTTCctccaaaacaaaatatgcagGATATTTATGGCGATTTGCACAATGCAGGTATCTGTTTTATCCTGCAAATACACGCAGAGCTGCATGATGCTCTCAGGACGTATTATGATACAAGATTGGCTGGCTAACACATGCAGCGAATCAACAACAATAACGTATGTTAGATGGTAAACATGTCTCCTTTATAATCTGTGCACCTTTAGTAAAcaacagagattaaaaaatgcaactaaaataaCCAGAGGTTGCCTTATAGAGCAACAGTGCAGCCCTATCTATATTTGTTTCTGTGCATGAATTCAGGGAAAGTAGGTCAGAAGAGAAATATCGTTCTGTGCTTGTAACTCTCATTAGGGATACGAAGTAAAGCACGTCGGCCATCAAACCTACTATGAGGCAAAAATCTTTGCAGAATGCTGAAAGCATGAAGGAAATGAGTCCTATGCAGGACAAGTTTGGGTTTTCATTTACATTAGAGTGGAAAAGGATTAAAGATCCCATGCAGCTTGTGGTAACTGTCACTCCTCCTCCCGCTGTACACGCTTTCATGCTCCAGTTCACCGCTGGCCTGTAGCTCTCTAGTCAAACTGGCATCATGTGTTCTGACTATCAGTGCTACTTCGTCAAAATTTCCTACCATAGCACGGATAGATAACTAAGTCTATCTGTCAGTGCTACTCGTCCAAACCTGCTACCGTCATGTTTACGAATAGAAAACTATAGCGggttgtgttaatgttaaatatattggatAACATTATTTGACTGACGGGACTGAAGTAGAAGCTTAGGAGTTATACTTAGCTTAGCATTGGGATAATTTATGTACACGACGAAACCACAAGATGAAAAGCTATAGATGTATGCACTAATCCTTTTACTAGAATATtctacatgttaaaaaatattttaaatacataggtgtttgtaagaataaaacagtatcagaggaaacaggtttttattggaactaaattaaacacagacaaatCACTGCAACTCTTTTTTGCGCATTAATGCATATGACAGACTTTCTCAAATGCAGCCATTTGATAAAGTGGCTGAACTGAACTGCGCAGGTCACTGTGCTCCTGAAATGATAGGATATGATTaatatacactaatattacaTGGCTATTACACAGATTCAATCTCACATAGTGTCGCTACCAACATCTATTTAGcatggtttaataaaaaaaaaagagtaattatactaaaatattttgaagtataGGGACAAAATAGCccacaaaacaacatattttgtcctgattaacagccaaacatttacaaGAGTAATGACATTGCAGACGGCAAACTAAAGCTGTTTATATCTTTACAATCTGCAATTAAGAGTAGGTCAAAGCTGGAAGTTAATGGTTTCACCTTCTGCCTTATGATAAGGTTCTGTGATTGACATCTAGAAAAATCAGTGATTTGCAACACAGTTTCTGCTTTGCAGAAAGTTTCTGCTGAAATCAGAGGTATTCTTTCTGTTATCCTAACAATAGAACCCACATGTGGGTTGAAACTTGAAAACATTgagtttttcttcagaaaactaTTTGATTGACACTGTGGCGTTAACCCTCCTGCTATGTTGcgggtcaaataaaaaaaaaaattgttaaaatatatttttttgcatgaaactttttctatttgtcttaataggtacactctaaatataaattaaaaatggttcattttacacatttgcaacgCCCCCCCTTCCCCCCTTCCCCCCTCACGCGTCTACATATTAAATAGATACTACTCGGGTCAATTTGAACAGGTGTTCTGACTATCAGTTCTACCTTGTCAGATGTTCCTATAGCACGGATAGATAGCTAAGTCTGTCAGTGATACTGGTCCAAAACTGCTACCATCATGTTTACAAATAGAAAACTATAGAGGGTTGTGtgaatgttaaatatattgaatAACATTACTTGAGTGATgggactgaagtggaagcttaggaGTTATACTTAGCTTAGCATTGGAAGAATTTATATACAAGACGAAACCACAagatcacttccttcatctgaatatcctacccgtttaaaatgaaaagctacaTAAATCCTTTTACTAGAATTTCCTacctgttaaaaaatattttaaatacagaggtgtttgtaagaataaaacagtatcAGACAGGGGAAACACGTTTTATTGGAGTTAAACAGACAAATACAGATCACTGCAACTCTTTTTTGAGCATTAATACACTGTATGTCTGTTTCAGATGCAGCGCAGCCACAATGTGTCCACCGATGCGCAAGTCACTCCTGAAATGATAGGATATGATTaatatacactaatattacacTACAGTATTACACAGCTTCATTCCCACATAGTATTGCTACCAACATCTGTTtagaaaagtttaataaaaaaagactgtaattaaactaaaatatttttaaaatatagggACAAAATAGCGcataaaacaatgtattttgtcctgattaacCACCAAACAATGACTTACGACTTTGCAGATGGCAAACTAAAACCATAAATATGTTTACAAGCTGATGtcatgtaaattaaaaacatgaagtaatacatcagcttaatgaaagccatatataaaataaattaaataaagcttacCGTAAtctttgatgaaataaaacacatgaaatgaTACTTCCACAGGTAGGATGTATttataagaaatctgctgagtaaACAGTATGTGACATAGCATCGATGTGCGCATCACCACAAGGTAGGACGAATTTACGGGTAGCACAGATAAACCGAACACCGGCAGTCAAGTTGAAGggtaaaaaagttcaaaaatgtccaattctatttGTTTCCTTGCaactatgaaccatatttcaccatacacacacacacacacacgcacacacgcacacacacacacacacacgcacccacacacacacacacacacacacacgcaacacatatacatgcacacacacacacactttctcactattctctttacttcactaggaaactgtgAGAAAGCAGCTGTTCATGCAACTTTTGACAGgaaccttttctgttcctgtggacaAACTCCATCCACTCTAagtggacactcagcagaagtgatGGGTAAACAGAAATACTCTGTGCATGACTCATtagtcttgattttaatcagtgaTTCAATTTGACCCACAACAGAATccgtgtctcaagttcaattataaagatcactcattgaaaaaaaatttgaaatgtaagataaaaaaaatagtagcaTCCATGTAGCAGAGACTGTCCTGGATGATTTAATCAGTTAGGCGCTGTGCTAATCCGCCTCCTCTGCTTTTGCCGCTCGTCTTTAAACCTCTGTCTGGATGCACGGTTAGAAAGTCAGCATAGAGATGCTGGAGCCTGGGATGTGATTCTTGTCCAATTATTATGAGATAGTTTgaacttccttcttctctctgctctttggttcctcTCAGGCAGTGACTCAGTCCAGGCGACCCTGTCAGAATTAGTTTCACTTGTGTTCAGTCAGAATTCATTCCAACTttagattttataaataaaaacagccactgatgaaatatctttgtaatagtttcagtcattaaaataaaaactgacccTGGCTAAGCAGAACTCTCCCAGAAGAGACTGGGCTTTATTCAGACAGGTATGGCAGACGCTGTGTGACCCTTTTGGACTCACCTGATTGCTTTACAAGCCTTTATCTGACACATTTATCACAGGCTGTATTAGCGGCAGTTTACTTACACAGCAGTGTGACTCCAAGTGatactaataataaaataacgataaaataaacatttaaaaaaattcttgaatCCTTATTGTTGGTCACTGCTGATATTTGAATCATTGTGCATTGTTTCTGAAGCAGTGGTGCTGTGTGTTTGGTCTGTGAGAGCTGTGTATACTAGAGACAGAACCAGCTGTAGAGCACAGCACCATTCACTCAGGGCTTCATTATGCAGACTGGCTATCCTAGATGTAATATGTCATgaagaaaacatgattaaatattGTTAGTTGCAGTCTGTGTTGTTTGACTAAAGGACATGTACTATcaaatacagtatattttacTGTATAACTTTTATCATTACAACAAAAGGTTATGTTTAATATTAGACACAGCTGGAGTCATTTTGACTCCCAGCACAAGTCCGActtctgtcatctacagaaatactctGATGACTCTGCAGTTGTTGGGTGAATCAGAGATGAACAAGAGGTTGAGTACAGAGAGCTGATGGACTGCTTTGTGTCATGGTATGGGAACAAGCATCTCATcttaaatgtgaacaaaacaaatgatttcaGTTTGTTACTGTTCCTACTGATTTCAGTAGGAACAGGGTTAGATCAAACCCTATTTCCATCATCGCAGAATAAGTGGAGGTGGTTAAGGAATATAAATACCTTGGTGTTCATCTAGaaaacagactggactggagacgcAACAGTGAAGCATCTAGAAGAAGGAACAGAGCAGACTGTAGGAAGCTAAGATCGTACAAGGTTTGCAACAAAATGTTGCAGATCTCCTGTCAGTCTGTTGTTGAAAGCATCATCTCTGCTGCCTTCATCTATTGggacagcagcatcagaaccaagGACATTAGAAGGCTCAACAGCCTGATAAAGaagtctggttctgttctgaggATGACTGTCTTCTTTCCATCCTTCttatgcaaagaaggattcttcataggATCAAGAAAATaatggacaaccctgaccatcctgTTCATGACACTGTCTTGGGAAGGCagagcatcttcagtcagaggtttcttcagatTCAGCGCAGTACAGACCActgcagaagatctttcctgccaacagccatcaccacCTCCGACCTGTTCAGCTCCCAAAGTCCTGTCCACTTATTCTGTGACAGGTTAGGTGTGATGATGTATTTGAGCTGCAGATAGTCTCTCAGGCTGTCTGCAGCTCAGCTGAGCTGTGTGAATGCCTGGCTCCAATAGCCTCCACAGAACTGTTCAGTGTTGAGACGTTAAGATGAGCTTTAATCCCACACATCTGACCAGATGTCTCACTGTTCGTCCTCTGTTGTTTCTAAAccctaaatatgtaaaatatacttTCATTATAGTTTAGTGGTCACATTTAGGATCAGTGGGTACATTTCAAGTTAGTTGTTAATTCCGTTCAACatcttccatttttcttttcataggTCACATCCATAATCTTCCATGCATCATTGAATCAAATTAACATGCTCATTGATCCAAAAGGCCATTACAGCAGCTACAgccataaaaaaaagtattgactGGAAATCTACATAAGCTTCAGCTTTTATGACCTGGAAGTGTGGTAACTCTGTGTGGCTCTGGTCTCCATAGCTGCCCATCCTGGTCTCATCTGTGGTCAGTCTCTACTTCCTGGAGTGGACCGATGTGTTCAAGCCAGTGAATTCTGGGTATAACTGCCACGACCGCAGCCTGAGCCTGCCCTACATTGACCCCAACCATGAGGTCATCCCACTGCTGATGCTGCTTAGCCTGGCCTTCGCTGGACCAGCCATCACTGTGAGTATTAAGACCATAAACATGCACAGAGTTCCTGTTTCTTTGGAAAACCAAATGGTTGAATATGGGAAAATATCAgtattaaaacaattattttattcagaatatTTCACTGTATAAGGTACAGTTAGAAGTATAAACTCTCATAAACTGTACAATAATACAGCCAGAAGTTCACATGCAACCTCAGCTGGGGCTCCAAAGTGAAATGGAATCTGTAGACTGAGCTGACATTCACATGACCTGAGGCTGAGGGTGGCAGTTCAAAGGTTcatcacattttaataaagtgttttgaaatTGCAATGATAGACAGAGTGAgctatgaatgaatgaatgaatggacaTTTAGATGAACTTATTCTTACTTTTTGCCTCAGAACCTCATCGTTGAGCGCCCCAGGCAGACAGACATATGGCACTGACCCAGGGCAATGTGAACGCTCCACACACTGGTAGACAGTCATCAAGGCACAGGAGTGTCAGCCATAGAGACACAGGAGATATAGGGGGTCAATCCCCCCCCCGCCCCACCCAGTCACACAACCAGTTCCCTCCACCCCATGACTGCACGTCAGACAGCCAAGTACCAAGCATGGAAAgacaagaaatttatttttaatagtgaTCTGACAGAACAGTGGatgacatgcagcaaaggtcatcgGTCCAGGCCAAACCCATGACGGCCATAGGCTAAGTCCTTCGTACGTGGGTCATGCGCTttacccctgcgccaccaccaTGCCCAGAATTCAATTAAGTTAATGGCTCGATGCAATCAACTGTTGACTTTCCCCACATCCTTGCTCTGGAGGCGGATCACTGGGAAGTTAATGCAACTGGCTTGGATAACTTAGAAAACATTCTATCAGTTGGAATAATGAATGaaagttgctttgttttataaCTTGAATGAAACTGTAACATCTTGGATTGATTAAATCATATgttgtgtctgtctgtcttgtaAGTTGCTTGATATAATTGCGCATGATGTGAATTGACGCCATATCAAAAATTTCATTGAATTGGATTAGATCTGAAATTATGTAAACATTATTAAAGGCAACAATGATTCAGTACCAACCACAATGTGTACAGTAAAGATTAAGCCTAGCAAgtaagtaacaaaaaacacattgaagacTAAATGTTGAGTCTGCTGTCATCCTCAGTAAAATCTTTACCCACCACATCTACATGGAAGCACATGCAATAAATGAGCGATTGTTCTCCAGATCATGATTGGAGAGGCCATCTTGTTCTGCTGCCTTTCTCGGAGGAAGACTGGCGGTGGAACGGAGGCTAGCATCAACGCAGCTGGCTGCAATTTCAACTCTTTCATTCGCCGAGCCATCCGCTTTGTTGGTATGCTCACTTTCTTAGTTTTTGGTTTAAGACCAGTAAACGCTTGGTTCTTCCTAAttcatgttgcattttctcacattatcaTCCCAGGTATGATTTTTGGACCTCTTGTACAGTTGTCTCACGTCAAACCTTTCATCCTCAGGTGTTCATGTGTTTGGCCTCTGTGCGACCGCCCTTATTACCGACATTCTGCAGCTAATGACTGGCTATCCAACACCCTACTTCCTCACTGTGTGTAAACCCAACTACACCACACTGAATGTCAGCTGTGATAAAAACCCCTATGTGACAGAGGATATCTGCTCAGGAGCAGACCCTGCAGCCATAAACCAGGGGAGGTGAGGAGGAAAATCATTCATCTCTTTCACTTACCTCTAGAACTAAGAACATCTCAGTGACAAAAGAAATCTATAAGACACTGTAATTAAGGAGTATATATTTTGTTCCTTtgcaacagttttaaaaaaaattgttaaataagAACTGATCAACCGACGTGTGGGGACAGTTTGAGTTCTGAATACATCAGTCTCACACGATTAATCAGCAGTTCAGAATTTTTATTAAACgcatgaaataaatgtttaaactgtTACAGAAAAGCATCCAGAGCAAGGGGCCCTCAGAGGTCTTGAGGGCCaatgtcctgcaacttttgaATGTGTCTTTGCTTcgacacacctgagtcaaaccATGAGTTCATCAGCAAGTCCCTGGAGAACTTCACTGCAGACTGAGCAGGTCATAAACatctgattcaggtgtgttggatcagggagacaTTTAGTAGTAACAGGACATCAACCCTCCAGGCGTGGACGTGAGCATGTTATTACTGTTAAACCCACGGTCTctgtttttgttggggtttttttaagttactCTGAGCAACATTTAGCAGAGTAGATAAAAGTGAAAAGCTGGAGATATTGGATGAGAAACTAATGTAAACACATGCAGAAACACACCTACCTACGTCATTTAGAGAGAACACAGCGGTTCTCAAGCTGCATGCTGCAAATGATGACGACGTTTGTGCTTTGATACTCTGAGCTCTGGCTTCGCAGTGTTTTCCATTTCATAAGAGCATTTAGGGACAGTTTTGTAGATGGAAAATATTGAGGTGAGAACTGATGTGATGCCTAACACTGACCTGATGTGGTGACAGCTCTGCTGGAATGTTTCTCCTGACTAACttcattctgtttttcatcACTGATCCGAATGCCCAGACCCTAGTTTTCCTCAAAAGAAATGTCACACATTCATTAGTTCAGTGCACTTAATGTTTTGATAAAGTGGAAGGATTTCTATTGGTTGATCTATTTCAGCAGCTGAAGTAGATCAACCAACAGGTGTTTTAGTCGTGTATGTTGGCAGTCGTGTATGTTGGGGACCAGAGCATTGATTCCTTGAGACTCCCTCTAAAAatccttctgtctttttcaatagttcaaacaccaaatatacctcaATGTTCATTGAATCGGACAATGGAAACGTCTTAGCTCTACAGCAAAAGCTGAGGTCTACAATCTTCCTTACCTCCACAGCCAATCACTGCAAAGGAAATGAATGGCGCttcttgattattattattacatagTCCTGAGTttagataataataatttaaccaATAAGCCAGCCCATTTTAGTTGGATTACTTTATCAGTCAATTTTCCAATCAAATATCTGTGCATCATCCtagttgccatagcaacagctAAATGGGATCATGACAGCAGAGTATTTCGGGATATGGTTGCCCATAATTCTTCCATTGACCCACACACATCTCATAATTCAAGAGGTGTTAAAGAACGACATGTTGAGGGGAGAGTTGAACTTTTTTCCTGTTCTTATTGATGGAAGGCTTTAAATAAAttggtttttagccttgatttaaaggaattcaGTATTTCAGCagctttacagttttctggaagtttgttccagaaaTTGAATGCTGcttgaaccagaaccagaaccatgctTGGTACGAACCATGGACTGAGGAAAACTAGAACCAGGCTTACTGCTGTCATAGTATTATTACTGGATGTATTTTAGTGAAAGGAATATTTGcctgttagatttattttttttatcttttataaatCAAGTTTGCTTTTTGATGGATAGATGTATATTAGCAATGCCAAGTATATATTAccatggtatggtatggtatggctATTGCTGCAATAAATTATTGTGGTTGCTGACTCATCTGTCACTTTTTTAGCTCAGTTGCCTAGTCAGTATATGTCTTAACTAGCTTTCTGAGGGCCACATCTTTATCATTTCCATCTTTCACAACAGCTTCTCCAGTCTGCACTGCACATCTGTTGATTTCACCCTGATGCCTCTAGATCATGATGGAATTCTCACTGTAGCTTAGAATGAGGtgaatttacagtttttttccccttcttaaTTAGCTCTAATTCCAATTCTATATTGCTTAAGGGAGGGCAAACCTGAACGGAGTTAATCCACACTAAGTACAGATTTTTAGAcagactgatttttaaatactttattttatattagaaGTCATGTTAAACAGTATGTTGGCTTATTTTATATGCCagtctaaataatttttattttaaatacgaAGTTCAAATACTTGTATTTGGAGATTTACAGTAAGTAAATTTGtgtgcagatttgtttttcacttttaattattGAATTACTGCTCTTAGACAATATTCAGTTAAAAGAAACAGGAAAGAGAAGGAACATCTGTCTGTACTAAACTAACTGTTAGCCACCAGAGGCACTCGTTAGCCATCAGGCATTGACTTCAGAGATACTTCACCGGAAGACCAGAGACTCATCCACCAGAGTCGTAGTAAAGAAATCTGCTGGACTGATTTCAGCTCTAAATTTAGGTCAGTTCTGTGAGAAGCAGCGCAGTCAGTTTTCACATCTgtattaatttttaatgattcCACAGATGTTTCAGATGGAAATTACATGAAGGCACACGTGGATATACTCAACTGCTTGAATGCACCAAGATGCTGGGATCCACACACatacgcccacacacacatgcacatgcacacacagctAAGCTGGTTAGAGGACGAAATGTGAGGAGCTGGTAGAAATAGGTCACATGGATGGAGCTCACTGAGAAAGTGGGCCACAGGTTCACGTTCCCTCTGCAGCTCCCAGCTCAGCTCCTGCTGAAATGCACCATAACAAGGCTGGATCAGACACAGGCTGCACgcttagatatttttttatgggTCTGTGATGGGTTGTTACAGTAGGTAGAAACTCAGACGGGAGATATCTAATATGAATGATGAGAGAACCCATGGAAACAAAACACCCTGGCATCATACTTGGTTTTCTTTGGCCTTAGTGATGACTCCCttgttctcttttttgttttgttctgttacaGAAAATCCTTCCCATCCCAGCATGCCACACTAGCATCCTTTGCTGCTGTCTACATATCAGTGAGTAATTGAGCCTttctaaaaacacacagataccATGGACAGATTTAATTACACTTTTTAGTTGAggaaaatagtattttattatCTGCTCTATGTGCTTC is a window of Xiphophorus maculatus strain JP 163 A chromosome 21, X_maculatus-5.0-male, whole genome shotgun sequence DNA encoding:
- the plppr4 gene encoding phospholipid phosphatase-related protein type 4 isoform X2, with translation MSVREKGVLTKDSVSLLPCFYFVELPILVSSVVSLYFLEWTDVFKPVNSGYNCHDRSLSLPYIDPNHEVIPLLMLLSLAFAGPAITIMIGEAILFCCLSRRKTGGGTEASINAAGCNFNSFIRRAIRFVGVHVFGLCATALITDILQLMTGYPTPYFLTVCKPNYTTLNVSCDKNPYVTEDICSGADPAAINQGRKSFPSQHATLASFAAVYISMYFNSTLTDSSKLLKPLLVFSFIISAIICGLTRIIQYKNHAVDVYLGFLIGGGIAVYLGVYAVGNFQSSEEPNSSPVLLHHPSCTLPHGSWMRVLSVFLGFLQLVQ
- the plppr4 gene encoding phospholipid phosphatase-related protein type 4 isoform X3, whose translation is MSVREKGVLTKDSVSLLPCFYFVELPILVSSVVSLYFLEWTDVFKPVNSGYNCHDRSLSLPYIDPNHEVIPLLMLLSLAFAGPAITIMIGEAILFCCLSRRKTGGGTEASINAAGCNFNSFIRRAIRFVGVHVFGLCATALITDILQLMTGYPTPYFLTVCKPNYTTLNVSCDKNPYVTEDICSGADPAAINQGRKSFPSQHATLASFAAVYISMYFNSTLTDSSKLLKPLLVFSFIISAIICGLTRIIQYKNHAVDVYLGFLIGGGIAVYLGVYAVGNFQSSEEPNSSPVLLHHPSCTLPHGSHWTNKSSHKLKVRQQ